The following proteins are encoded in a genomic region of bacterium:
- a CDS encoding methyltransferase domain-containing protein, with protein sequence MSFSPLPDILRSDLARLRGAVVLELGAADGRFTRALREAGADVVPLDRSRPVPSGGVVADALALPVRPGAVRLIAAANLLQHLGRVTDVAAALGEWVGCLAPDGCLHILQDDPLADTPARRNDRQLRDWLARLVPSRGRLPALADLREALAGSGGTDGWSFGRELNRTAPPDRERALALLRGDGGAPDRATAALAAAIARDGLDYGWYWWARWRGGTAS encoded by the coding sequence ATGTCGTTCTCACCACTCCCGGACATCCTACGGAGTGACCTCGCCCGCCTGCGGGGCGCGGTCGTCCTGGAACTCGGCGCCGCCGACGGGCGCTTCACGCGGGCATTGCGCGAGGCGGGCGCCGACGTGGTTCCTCTGGACAGAAGCCGCCCCGTCCCGTCCGGTGGCGTCGTGGCCGACGCCCTGGCGCTGCCGGTGCGTCCGGGCGCCGTGCGTCTGATCGCGGCCGCCAACCTGCTCCAGCATCTCGGCCGCGTCACCGACGTCGCCGCGGCGCTGGGGGAGTGGGTTGGCTGCCTGGCGCCCGACGGCTGCCTGCATATCCTGCAGGACGACCCGCTGGCCGACACCCCGGCGCGGCGCAACGACCGACAGCTGCGGGACTGGCTGGCCCGCCTGGTCCCTTCGCGAGGGCGCCTGCCCGCGCTGGCGGATCTGCGCGAAGCCCTGGCTGGGTCCGGCGGCACCGACGGCTGGAGTTTCGGCCGCGAACTCAACCGCACCGCGCCCCCAGACCGCGAACGGGCGCTCGCGCTGCTACGCGGCGACGGCGGCGCGCCCGACCGCGCGACCGCCGCCCTCGCGGCGGCCATCGCCCGTGACGGGCTGGACTACGGCTGGTACTGGTGGGCCCGCTGGAGGGGAGGGACGGCGTCATGA
- a CDS encoding C25 family cysteine peptidase, translated as MGILSAPGRPALPYRDLLILLPPGRRAIAAEVVPVGEIAVLPVGDAAPCGPLLSSEGLPGGATEATAAGDDYPASWGELTGQAVWHGMGLATVRIHPERLHRTAAGDGWDRRESAADFTVRLQLAADTSRRAERRRVRSPQSDQPLAQVARLVANPETRDAYATPIVLTGDRVAGDAFVPTLVPSLDGPAVDMVIVTTDELAPAFQQLADYKSARGLATVVRTLSWIQANYTAGEDLPATIRLFLTDAYELWGADYALLGGDVDLLPVRMIYNSFYPSGEGSELPVDLYYGGLDGDWNADGDQLPGEPYFNTYETGDEVDLAPELHVGRAPVASVADAQVFIGKILAHERDAVGSHLAQLLFLSEVLFPSAYTPGALIEIDGASYSEAIIDEVLAARNVAVTRHYEASPLWPGSLPETKTGVLAAMNTGQYGYINHIGHGFFFDMSVGDRTLALTDAAGLVNSPHCFILNNLNCASAAFDYHSIMERFMTNSHGGAVLAIGSSRAAFAQTAAYFQKSFYTAVFEARQPTAGAAVDASRLAWLASSQQNTVERWTQMSMAVLGDPSLQLWTEAPRALTVTASAALPLGPSSVLVEVKRDGAPLAQARVCLFKAGDVLATGLTGSDGTVTLGVLPNGSGSLDLTVTAANCSPYAGAVAVGGSGQPYLGLASLSLYDDGAYGSMGNADGVPDAGEVIALLPVLRNGGDAPLTQPATLTLACTQPGVTLLGAACQAPALAAGDSGPADAALLLGLDRDLADRTELLFTLGSDDGYAVCREDFTLEIAAPVLSPGILRWNDFPYGNGNGTIEVNEVIRVWVDLRNDGHGGASGLTGWLETGLPGITVTTGATTWPALAPMGEVQQATEFLLSMSTISNSRRARLHIGDGLGREWVHEFDLSRPDQVGLPTVVSHIPLTATVTWQPATATDIAGYHVYRSTTPNSGFVRRTDGPVAGGFFQDLDLAPLTRYYYRVTSQDSSGLEGRQSTTGFLDSSPAETAGFPVAMTAETSSHVVVGDIDADGVLDIVTAADAIYAWDATGQELRDGDANPATSGPFIAIGQTWTPAAVTLANLTAHPGLEIVASCRSGSSIYVFQGDGTTAPGWPRTINAWNWAAPAVADLDGDGDAEVVVTSTAGITYVWHHDGSDFFDGDANPATIGVFQVRTGESYQYGAPLLVDLNHDGRREVVVVSRYMNGAADLVHALGNDAVNIAGWPYTLGAWSPAICSPAAGDLDGDGVLEIAFVTENDRLHLIDETGHTVAPFPLFFTANSGQAGLPCPSPALGDLDGDGVLDIVAVKVVDNHTSYLCAYRKSGTQLTGWSLLLESNSESSPLVGDITGDGKPDVVFGIGGGSDTSPNCIYGFRNDATTVPGFPLVVGGPVRATPTLTDLDRDGDVDLVYGGWDQAMHVWDLRQPWRPENMPWPTFHGNAARTGLWTPYDTSTGAGNPLPGAVATLRQNVPNPFNPATRIEFELPAGFRGDVALTVYDLLGREVRTLLDEVRTGGSHAVVWRGEDDAGRPVPAGIYLYRLRSAAGSAVGKMSLVR; from the coding sequence ATGGGGATCCTGAGCGCCCCGGGCCGCCCCGCTCTGCCTTACCGGGATCTGCTGATCCTGTTGCCGCCCGGACGACGCGCGATCGCGGCCGAGGTGGTCCCCGTCGGTGAGATCGCGGTCCTGCCCGTGGGCGACGCCGCTCCCTGCGGCCCGCTGCTCTCGAGCGAGGGGCTGCCCGGCGGCGCCACCGAAGCGACGGCGGCCGGGGACGACTACCCGGCCTCCTGGGGCGAATTGACCGGGCAGGCCGTCTGGCACGGGATGGGGCTGGCGACGGTGCGCATCCACCCCGAACGCCTGCACCGTACGGCCGCGGGAGACGGCTGGGACCGGCGCGAGTCCGCCGCCGACTTCACCGTCAGGCTGCAACTCGCCGCCGACACGTCGCGCCGCGCCGAGCGACGCCGCGTCCGTTCACCGCAATCGGACCAGCCGCTGGCACAGGTCGCGCGACTGGTGGCCAATCCCGAAACCCGCGACGCCTACGCGACGCCGATCGTCCTCACGGGGGATCGGGTGGCCGGCGACGCCTTCGTGCCGACGCTCGTCCCGAGCCTCGACGGCCCCGCGGTGGACATGGTCATCGTCACCACCGACGAGCTGGCGCCCGCCTTCCAGCAGCTGGCCGATTACAAGTCCGCGCGCGGCCTCGCGACGGTCGTCCGGACGCTGTCGTGGATCCAGGCGAACTACACGGCGGGCGAGGACCTGCCGGCGACGATCCGCTTGTTCCTGACCGACGCCTACGAGCTCTGGGGCGCCGATTACGCCCTGCTCGGCGGCGACGTCGATCTGCTGCCGGTCCGGATGATCTACAACTCCTTCTACCCTTCCGGCGAAGGCTCCGAACTGCCGGTCGACCTCTACTACGGCGGCCTCGACGGCGATTGGAACGCCGACGGCGACCAGTTGCCGGGCGAACCCTACTTCAACACCTACGAGACCGGCGACGAGGTCGACCTGGCGCCGGAACTCCACGTCGGCCGCGCGCCGGTCGCATCGGTCGCCGACGCGCAGGTGTTCATCGGGAAGATCCTCGCCCACGAGCGCGACGCCGTCGGGTCCCACCTGGCCCAGCTCCTGTTCCTCAGCGAGGTCCTGTTCCCCAGCGCCTACACCCCGGGCGCCCTGATCGAAATCGACGGCGCCTCGTACAGCGAGGCGATCATCGACGAGGTCCTCGCCGCCAGGAACGTGGCGGTCACGAGGCACTACGAGGCGAGCCCGCTGTGGCCGGGCTCGCTGCCCGAGACGAAGACCGGCGTGCTGGCCGCCATGAACACGGGGCAGTACGGCTACATCAACCACATCGGCCACGGGTTCTTCTTCGACATGTCCGTGGGCGACCGGACCCTGGCCCTGACCGACGCGGCGGGGCTGGTCAACAGCCCGCACTGCTTCATCCTGAACAACCTGAACTGCGCGTCGGCGGCCTTCGACTACCATTCCATCATGGAACGGTTCATGACCAACTCCCACGGCGGCGCCGTGCTCGCGATCGGGTCGTCCCGCGCGGCGTTCGCCCAGACGGCGGCCTACTTCCAGAAGAGCTTCTACACCGCCGTGTTCGAAGCCCGCCAGCCGACCGCGGGCGCCGCGGTCGACGCGAGCCGCCTGGCTTGGCTCGCCTCCTCGCAGCAGAACACCGTCGAGCGCTGGACGCAGATGTCGATGGCCGTGCTCGGCGACCCGTCCCTGCAACTCTGGACCGAGGCGCCGCGGGCGCTCACGGTCACCGCGTCCGCGGCCCTGCCCCTCGGCCCGTCATCCGTCCTGGTCGAGGTGAAGCGCGACGGCGCACCGCTGGCCCAGGCCCGCGTCTGCCTGTTCAAGGCGGGCGACGTGCTGGCCACGGGGCTGACGGGGTCGGACGGCACGGTCACGCTCGGGGTCCTGCCGAACGGTTCCGGCAGCCTGGACCTGACCGTCACCGCGGCGAACTGCAGCCCGTACGCGGGTGCCGTCGCCGTCGGGGGCTCCGGCCAGCCCTACCTGGGCCTCGCCTCGCTGTCGCTGTACGACGACGGGGCCTACGGCTCCATGGGCAACGCCGACGGCGTCCCCGACGCCGGCGAGGTGATCGCCCTGCTGCCCGTCCTGCGCAACGGCGGGGACGCCCCGCTGACGCAACCCGCCACGCTGACCCTGGCCTGCACGCAGCCCGGCGTCACGCTGCTCGGCGCCGCCTGCCAGGCGCCGGCGCTCGCGGCCGGGGACAGCGGCCCTGCCGACGCGGCGCTGCTGCTCGGCCTGGACCGCGACCTCGCCGACCGGACCGAACTGCTCTTCACGCTCGGCAGCGACGACGGCTACGCCGTGTGCCGCGAGGATTTCACGCTGGAGATCGCCGCTCCGGTGCTCTCGCCGGGGATCCTGCGCTGGAACGACTTCCCCTACGGCAACGGCAACGGCACCATCGAAGTCAACGAGGTGATCCGCGTCTGGGTGGACCTGCGCAACGACGGGCATGGCGGCGCGAGCGGCCTGACCGGGTGGCTGGAGACGGGCCTGCCGGGCATCACCGTCACGACCGGCGCGACGACCTGGCCGGCGCTCGCGCCGATGGGAGAGGTCCAGCAGGCGACGGAATTCCTGCTGAGCATGAGCACCATCTCGAACAGCCGCAGGGCGCGCCTGCACATCGGCGACGGGCTGGGCCGCGAGTGGGTCCACGAATTCGACCTCAGCCGGCCCGACCAGGTCGGCCTGCCGACGGTCGTCAGCCACATCCCGCTGACGGCCACGGTCACCTGGCAGCCCGCGACCGCCACCGACATCGCAGGCTACCACGTGTACCGCTCGACCACGCCGAACTCCGGCTTCGTGCGCCGCACCGACGGCCCCGTCGCCGGCGGTTTCTTCCAGGACCTCGACCTCGCGCCGCTGACCCGCTACTACTACCGGGTCACCTCCCAGGATTCCTCGGGGCTCGAAGGCCGGCAGTCGACGACGGGCTTCCTCGACTCGTCGCCGGCGGAGACCGCCGGCTTCCCCGTCGCCATGACCGCCGAGACGTCCAGCCACGTCGTGGTCGGCGACATCGACGCCGACGGCGTCCTGGACATCGTGACGGCGGCGGACGCCATCTACGCCTGGGACGCCACGGGTCAGGAACTGCGCGACGGCGACGCCAACCCCGCCACCAGCGGCCCGTTCATCGCCATCGGCCAGACCTGGACGCCGGCCGCCGTGACCCTGGCCAACCTCACGGCGCACCCGGGCCTCGAGATCGTCGCCTCCTGCCGCAGCGGCAGTTCGATCTACGTCTTCCAGGGCGACGGCACCACGGCGCCCGGCTGGCCGCGCACGATCAACGCCTGGAACTGGGCCGCGCCCGCCGTGGCGGACCTCGACGGGGACGGCGACGCCGAGGTCGTCGTCACCTCGACCGCCGGGATCACCTACGTGTGGCACCACGACGGCAGCGACTTCTTCGACGGCGACGCGAACCCGGCCACCATCGGCGTCTTCCAGGTGCGGACCGGCGAGTCCTACCAGTACGGCGCGCCGCTGCTGGTCGATCTCAACCACGACGGACGCCGCGAGGTCGTGGTCGTCTCCCGCTACATGAACGGCGCCGCGGACTTGGTGCACGCGCTGGGCAACGACGCCGTGAACATCGCCGGCTGGCCCTACACGCTGGGCGCCTGGTCCCCGGCCATCTGCTCGCCCGCGGCCGGCGACCTCGACGGCGACGGCGTGCTCGAGATCGCGTTCGTCACCGAGAACGACCGGTTGCACCTGATCGACGAGACGGGCCACACGGTGGCGCCGTTCCCGCTGTTCTTCACCGCGAACAGCGGGCAGGCCGGCCTCCCTTGCCCGTCGCCCGCCCTCGGCGACCTCGATGGCGACGGGGTGCTGGACATCGTGGCGGTCAAGGTGGTCGACAACCACACCTCGTACCTCTGCGCCTACCGCAAGAGCGGTACGCAGCTGACGGGCTGGTCGCTGCTGCTGGAGAGCAACTCGGAGTCTTCGCCGCTGGTGGGGGACATCACCGGCGACGGGAAGCCCGACGTGGTGTTCGGCATCGGCGGCGGCTCCGACACCTCGCCGAACTGCATCTACGGTTTCCGCAACGATGCCACGACGGTGCCCGGCTTCCCGCTGGTCGTGGGGGGGCCCGTCCGCGCGACGCCGACGCTGACCGATCTCGACCGCGACGGCGACGTGGATCTCGTGTACGGGGGCTGGGACCAGGCCATGCACGTCTGGGACCTGCGTCAGCCATGGCGGCCGGAGAACATGCCCTGGCCGACCTTCCACGGCAACGCCGCACGCACGGGGCTCTGGACGCCCTACGACACCTCGACCGGCGCCGGGAACCCGCTGCCGGGCGCGGTCGCGACCCTGCGTCAGAACGTGCCCAATCCCTTCAATCCCGCCACGCGCATCGAGTTCGAACTGCCGGCGGGATTCCGCGGCGACGTCGCGCTGACCGTCTACGACCTGCTGGGGCGCGAGGTCCGCACGCTGTTGGACGAGGTCCGCACCGGCGGCAGCCACGCCGTCGTTTGGCGCGGCGAGGACGACGCTGGTCGGCCGGTCCCCGCGGGAATCTACCTGTACCGGTTGCGCTCCGCGGCGGGCTCGGCCGTCGGGAAGATGTCGCTGGTGCGTTGA
- a CDS encoding MraY family glycosyltransferase yields the protein MNNQSIVLVAAMVAFALSWLVQPHFRSLGFLTGIVDHPGYRRTHREPVPRTGGMAIFISFYVTLFILDNVVFDRALPWSWLAVLGGSGLAILALGVGDDRFHIHAEKKLYGQLLVILGLMIAGQRLQTIDLPLFGTFDLGGWAWPVSLLWYLGFINSMNLIDGLDGLASGIGALACSGIVVIAAALGDQTSLVFAAALGGATLAFLYWNVSRRKIFLGDSGSMWMGLVLAMLLMHLGQRGGVSLLLLLAPMIVPIWDTGTTIIRRSRKRASIFEADDYHLHHRLVRLGFQPSAAVRLLLLITAGSIMFGLSDFLDQAWLGLPALACWLWPIKIWGDRRRHEASGPSLDFFSELFFVLGLDDQVEDSFRRRRRQVAEIIDIQVERQKVERIVAAAGGGAVVTETRHEAPRPQRPEADDVVLTTPGHPTE from the coding sequence TTGAACAACCAGTCCATCGTCCTGGTCGCGGCCATGGTGGCGTTCGCGCTGTCCTGGCTCGTCCAGCCCCACTTCCGCAGCTTGGGCTTCCTGACCGGGATCGTGGACCACCCCGGCTACCGCCGGACCCACCGCGAGCCCGTGCCGCGCACGGGCGGCATGGCCATCTTCATCTCCTTCTACGTGACGCTGTTCATCCTGGACAACGTGGTGTTCGACCGGGCCCTGCCCTGGTCGTGGCTGGCCGTGCTCGGCGGTTCCGGACTGGCGATCCTCGCCCTCGGCGTCGGCGACGACCGCTTCCACATCCACGCGGAGAAGAAGCTCTACGGGCAGCTGCTGGTGATCCTGGGCCTGATGATCGCGGGCCAGCGGCTGCAGACCATCGACCTGCCATTATTCGGGACCTTCGATCTCGGCGGCTGGGCCTGGCCGGTCAGCCTGCTGTGGTACCTGGGCTTCATCAACTCGATGAACCTCATCGACGGTCTCGACGGCTTGGCCAGCGGCATCGGCGCCCTGGCCTGCAGCGGCATCGTCGTGATCGCCGCCGCCCTGGGCGACCAGACCTCGCTGGTGTTCGCCGCGGCCCTCGGCGGGGCGACCCTCGCCTTCCTCTACTGGAACGTGAGCCGGCGCAAGATCTTCCTGGGCGATTCGGGCAGCATGTGGATGGGGCTCGTGCTGGCCATGCTCCTGATGCACCTCGGTCAGCGCGGCGGCGTCTCGCTGCTGCTGCTGCTGGCGCCGATGATCGTGCCGATCTGGGACACCGGCACCACCATCATCCGGCGCTCGCGCAAGCGCGCGTCGATCTTCGAGGCGGACGACTACCACCTGCACCACCGCCTGGTGCGGCTGGGCTTCCAGCCCAGCGCCGCCGTGCGGCTGCTGCTGCTGATCACCGCCGGCTCGATCATGTTCGGCCTGAGCGACTTCCTGGACCAGGCCTGGCTCGGCCTGCCCGCGCTGGCCTGCTGGCTGTGGCCGATCAAGATCTGGGGCGACCGCCGACGGCACGAGGCCAGCGGCCCCTCGCTCGATTTCTTCAGCGAGCTGTTCTTCGTGCTCGGCCTCGATGACCAGGTGGAGGATTCCTTCCGCCGCCGCCGCCGCCAGGTGGCCGAGATCATCGACATCCAGGTCGAGCGCCAGAAGGTCGAACGGATCGTGGCCGCGGCCGGCGGCGGCGCGGTCGTCACCGAAACGCGCCACGAAGCGCCGCGCCCGCAGCGCCCGGAAGCCGACGATGTCGTTCTCACCACTCCCGGACATCCTACGGAGTGA
- a CDS encoding glycosyltransferase family 1 protein, which yields MSLRPLVLLDASAARPPCTGVAWSMVELVTALAATERPLRFALATPHPELFAGLETAPGRGQWDLVALPPGRLAAVGWRLGNLARRLGAGVLHSLTIPPPLNPPCPLAVTVHDLAFRSLPGSVPAARRLWYATTLPAGLRRADVVLVNSAATGREVAAAFPFTAGKILPTPFGTPAWTAGRAAPRERSAGAPFLFVGALEPRKNLDNVLTALELARSRAEAGAPAPRLRVIGAPGWCNRPLLERLRRMAATGAVDLVGYRDRDSLWSELVSARALLFPSLHEGFGFPILEAMAAHLPVITSDRGAMREVAGNAALLVDPESPRGIADAMHRISSEPGLADRLVSAGDARIPVWTWRSTAERTLAAYLRLLDVRTDGAN from the coding sequence GTGAGTTTACGGCCGCTGGTCTTGCTGGACGCCTCGGCCGCCCGGCCGCCCTGCACGGGCGTGGCCTGGTCGATGGTCGAACTCGTGACGGCCCTGGCGGCGACCGAACGACCGCTCCGCTTCGCCCTGGCGACGCCACATCCCGAACTGTTCGCCGGCCTCGAAACCGCCCCCGGTCGCGGGCAGTGGGATCTGGTCGCGCTGCCGCCGGGCCGGCTGGCGGCGGTCGGGTGGCGGCTCGGCAACTTGGCGCGGCGGCTCGGGGCCGGCGTCCTGCATTCCCTGACGATCCCGCCGCCGCTGAACCCGCCCTGTCCCTTGGCGGTCACCGTGCACGATCTGGCCTTCCGTTCCCTGCCGGGTTCGGTGCCGGCCGCCCGGCGCCTCTGGTACGCGACCACCCTGCCGGCCGGGCTGCGCCGCGCCGACGTCGTGCTGGTGAACTCGGCGGCGACCGGCCGCGAGGTGGCGGCGGCCTTTCCGTTCACCGCCGGCAAGATCCTGCCCACCCCGTTCGGCACGCCCGCCTGGACCGCGGGCCGCGCGGCGCCGCGGGAGCGCTCCGCCGGGGCGCCGTTCCTGTTCGTCGGCGCCCTGGAACCCCGCAAGAATCTCGACAACGTCTTGACGGCCCTGGAACTGGCGCGGTCACGGGCCGAGGCCGGCGCCCCCGCGCCCCGCCTGCGGGTGATCGGCGCCCCCGGCTGGTGCAACCGCCCCTTGCTGGAGCGGTTGCGTCGGATGGCGGCGACGGGCGCCGTCGACCTCGTGGGGTACCGGGATCGCGATTCCCTCTGGTCGGAACTGGTTTCGGCCCGGGCCTTGCTATTTCCCTCCTTGCACGAAGGGTTCGGTTTCCCGATCTTGGAGGCGATGGCGGCCCACCTGCCGGTGATCACCTCGGATCGGGGGGCCATGCGGGAAGTGGCGGGCAACGCCGCCCTGCTGGTCGATCCCGAATCCCCTCGGGGCATCGCCGACGCCATGCACAGGATCTCGAGCGAGCCCGGGCTCGCCGATCGGCTGGTCAGCGCGGGGGACGCGCGGATCCCGGTCTGGACCTGGCGCTCCACCGCGGAAAGGACGCTCGCGGCATACCTAAGGCTATTGGACGTTCGCACCGACGGCGCCAATTAA